From the genome of Candidatus Dependentiae bacterium:
AATTCAAAATTCAATCGAGCAACACCACTCATGTTTGCAGCAGCAAATATTAAAGATCCTTATATTACTGCCCTTCTTCTAGTAAATGGCGCCGACCCTTTTATTATTGATGATCTAGAAGGCAAGACAGCCTATCAAATGGCATTTGAACAAGGTGTTTTTAGAGTCACCAATGTTTTTAGAGATGCCAAAATTTGGGGCCTGCCAAGTGGTGACTTGCAGACAGACCTCAATGCTTTTAAAGCACAAACAGATAGTATGAAACCATGGGTCAACGCCATGATGCCTCAAACATCGTGTACTGATGTCGTGGGCCTCTCTACAATCCTAAAAATAATGACGGCCGCTCGTTTTCTTCAAGTTGCAATTCCACGAAATATGCAACTAAAAGGAGTTTCTTGGCCAACAGGATGGCAACAAATGTATGACACTATTGGTCAAGATCTCAATCAATTACAAGCACAATTAAGTCAAATTCAGAATCGTTATAAAGCCTGCGATCAAGCCGCAGTAGATGCAACAAATAAGGCAATAGAAACGGCAAAAGCAGCCGCGGATAAAAAAGCAGCTGATCAAGCCGCTGCCGACAAAGCTGCCGCTGATAAAGTTGTGGCTGATAAAATTGCAACCGAACAGGCCAGAATTGCTGCACAAACCATGCCACAAGGTGGAGGATGGACCGACGATGCTGCACGTTGCGCTTTCTTTTTAGATGCTCGAAAATATAATGTTATTTACGCTGCCAGCAACACGCAAACTGCTGAATCAATTCAAAATGCCTTCAACGCTATCAAGTCAATTTTAAATCAACGTCAACAATTGAATATTCCCACAACAGTCAATGGGGCAATAGGGTGTGAGATACAAAATCTTCATTACTTATTCCATAAGTTGCAAGATGATACCAATACACTCAAAGCATCCGGTAATATTTATGCTACCATAGCACAAACTAATGCCGACTGGTTTGCAAGCATGCAAGCATATATCGATTCTATGGAAGCGGTATCACACCCGGCGGCTTTATAACTCCTGAAATAATACAAAATACCTTTAACATCATAAAATCAATCTTGGATCAACGCAAACAGCTGAATATTCCAACAACCGTCAATGGGGCAATCGGCTGTGAGATACAAAATTTGCATTATTTATTCCATAAGCTGCAGGATGATACCAATACATTCAAAGCACCGGGTAATATCTATGACACCATAGCAAAAACTCACGCAGAATGGTTTAAAACCATGCAAGAGTACATAGATTCATTTGCTACATTATCTGCTAGAAATACGGCAATTGCAGCAGCAAAAAACTCGCTAATAGCTGCACAAAATCCTGGCAATGGAGCTTTCTTTAACGCAGATGGAGCTTCTAGACTCGTCAGTGCGTTACAACAGTTCATTGATAATCCTACCGTTGCTCATGCGCAGGCTGTATTGAGTATAAACGCCTCCATGTCAGACCGTACTGGCAACACTACAGGTTTTCTTGGTTTAAACGGCGTTGGTGGCTTCAATGAACTAACAGCTTTTGTAAATGCAAAATAAATGATTAAACCTAACACATCTTTAATGCAAAAAATTATGGAAATTGTCTGAAGCCAAGTTTTTGCCAGTCAGCATCAAATTTAGCCATACCCTGATTAGTCAAAGGATGCGTTATAGCTTGTTCAAACACATTTAATGGTAATGTCACAATATCAGCACCAGCCATCACTGCTTTATTAAAATGACGCACGCTGCGGATTGATGCTGCAAGAACTTGTGTTTCAAAACCATATTGGTCAATCATCTCACATAGTTCGCTTACTAACTCAACACCTTCAATATCAATGTCATCCAACCGACCAACAAAAGGCGAAATGACATGCACACCCATTTTGCTCATCATCAAGCCTTGTAGCATAGTAAACACCAAGGTGATGTTAAGCTTTACATCTTCATCGACTAAGCGCTTAATCACCGCATAATAATCGGCATGGCACGGTATTTTAACTACCACATTATCCGCAAGATCAGCAATTATTTTTGCTTGATTATAGACAGCCTCAGGATCTTTTTCTGTCACCTCAACGCTGACCTCGCCCTCAGGCAATAATGAACAAATTTCTAGTACCTGTTTTTTAGGATCGCCACCTTCTTTACTCAAATGCGTTGGGTTGGTGGTGACGCCATCAATTAACCCGGTAGCTAACCATTTTTTAATATCAGTTATGTTTGCTGTGTCTAAAAAAATCTTCATTCGATTCCTTCTTCTTTTTTAAGAGCATTTATGAGTTTTATTGCTTTTTTTAACGAGACCGCATGGTCGTTTATATCTTTCCACGGATCGCCTTTACGCGCAAGCCGTTTAAAAATATTCTTGATAGTGAATTGGTCAGGCTTTAATGTTTTTTTGGAAACTTCTGCCCACTCAAGTGGCGTAGCCACCGGAGCTCCGGGGCGCGCTCGTAGCGAATAGGGTGTTACACCAGTGGCGGTAAAACCATTGCGCAAATAATCAATAAAAATTTTGGTAGTTCGTTTTGTTTTGCGCATTTCTAAGGTTCTTGTTTTTGGATCGTGCACGACCAGTAACTTTGCGGCATCGTGGGCAAAATCTCTGACCACATCAAAATCTAATTCTGGTTTTAAGGGGACCACCACATGCAATCCACGTGAACCGGTAGTCATAACAAACGGCTGCAGCTCTAAATCTTCTAACAATGCTTTAAGGTCAAGTGCCGTACGACGCACTTGGTTAAAATCTTTACCCGATGGGTCTAAATCAAAAATCATACGATCAGGCTTGTGTAAATTTTTTGTGGTGCTCAACCACGTATGAAAAACCAGTGACAATTGATTGGCAAGATAGACAAGACTCGCCTCATTATTCACCACGACATGGTGCACAATGCCACCTTCCTGTTTTTTTATGCTTACCCGTTCTATCCAATCGGGAAAATATGCACCCGCCTCTTTTTGATAAAAACCTTCGCCGGTTATTCCGTCAACAAAACGCTGCATGCTGATAGGCCGGTTCTTCATATGCGGCAGCATTGTTGGCGCAATGCGTTGGTAGTAATCAATCACTTCCTTTTTGAGGATTTTTCCTTGAGGGAAAATCATTTTATTAGGATGGGTTATAGTAACGATGTGCTCACCAATTTTTATCTCGGGATCAGAATCATCTTGTTTTGAAGAAGCCTTGGCTTTAACTTTTTTTTTAGAGATAGGTTTTGATTCATGTTCAAGATCATCCTTATCTGCTTTCATCTTGATCATCAACCATTGGCCACCTGCCATACGAATCAAAGCAAATGCACCATGCAATCTTTTGCCTTCAAGAATAACTTCAACCGTGCCACGCTTATAACATTCTTTCATCGGCATGAACTTGCCATCTTTTTCTTTAATATTTTTATAGGTCCCACTGTCCCAAATGACAACCTCGCCAGCGCCATAGTGACCTTCTGGAATGGCTCCTTCAAACGTTGCATAATCCATAGGATGATCATCTGTCGGCACGGCAAGTCGTTTTACTTTAGTATCAGTTGATGGCCCTTTTGGCACCGCCCAGGATTTGAGCACGCCATCAATTTCCAGCCGCACATCATAATGCAAGTGGCTTGCAGAATGCTTTTGAATCACAAAAATAGGTTCTTTAGATGACCTTTTTTTATCGCCTGCCGGCTCACCTGATTTTTTAACATCACGCCGTGCACGATAGGTTGTTAACGAATCTTTTTTTGCCATCATCTCTCCTGAACATAATGCAAGGCCCAACAAAATAGGCATTATATTTTTATACTTCAAGTTTCATCCCATCGTAGGCAACCTTAACCTCAACGCCCCGCTCTTGAGCCAATGATTTGATGCGTGCATTCACCGTACGCCCATCTGCGGCAACTATTTGTGTGCCACAATGGGTCACCACCATGAGCGGCACTCCCTCTTTTTGGCACCAACCAAGTTGTGCACGAATCGTCGTGTGACCAAAAAGTTTGTCCCCTTTACGACGGACCATAGGCCGCACAATCGTTGCGCCATCGCCAACATACAACTTCACGTTTTTTAATGCATCATAACGATCATCAATAGAAATCAAATCATGCACCACAAAAATAGAAGTTTTTTCTGCCGTGATGCGATAGCCAACTCCCGGAGCCAGCAACGAGTGTATCACCGGAAATGTTTCGAAAATCACACCACAAATCTCAACCTTTTTGCGCGGCTCCATGGTATGGCGCTCTTTAATGGGATATTTTTCCATCAATGCCCAACTCTCTTTGGTAGCATACACCGGACATGGTGCGCCATTTTTTAGTCCCCAAGCGTGGTCGGGGTGTGCGTGGGTGATTACAATTGCATCTGGTTTTAGAACCCATACTTTTTTGAGCCAATCTTGACCACAGTCAATCATTATGCGTTTGCCTTTGCGCGAGATAATGGTAGACGTATGCCGACGATGGCGAGGCGTTTTGACATCAATGTAACCACGAGTTCCCAAGAAGGTGATCTTCATTTTTTTCTCACGAAAAAAGAGTACTTACTTTATTTTTAGTATGTAGCACACCCACCGCCACACAAGCAAGATATTGCCAAGACGCAAAAAAAGGCCGCAGTGGAAATTTGATTTTCTACTGCAGCCTTTGTAATCAGATTTGTTTTCTTATTCTATTTTTTTTGATTTTCTTGGCGCTGTTGAAGCTCATAAGCCTGCTTCAATGCTTGAAATATTGTGTCAGAATTATCTAAACGTTCTTCTATCATGATTGATTCTACCGTGCCATTCTGGTCACGCACAGTGCGCGTCGCACAATGGATACCCATGTGTTGACCACTGGTAAAATATTTTGCAAAAAATCCTACTAGGCCAGTTTTTTGCTCATAAACTTCTCCATCCGGAGCGATAGTCTTGGTCACCGTATTATTTTCGTTAAACATGCCATGCACATGAGCGTTCATAAAAAACATAGAACTTAAAAAAAATATACCAAAATTTTTTTTCATACGTAGAGCCTTTCTGTTCAAAATTAATAATTTCCAAACCGGATCAAACGTATCAAGATTTTTTTTTATAACAAGCACTTTATCCACTTGACGTCATGGCAAATGGGTTCCGGGAAAGATAGTGCCAAGACACAAATTTTGATAATTAACATGAAGTGAATATAAAAAACTTATCAGCTATTTTTCCTAGCCGAAGTTCTCTTTGCTCTGCTTGCTGGTCATTATACATCTCGCTCAATAGAACAAAAGCAGTCTTTGCAAGACCTGAAGACAAACTGTTGATAGAAGTCATACCCGAAGCATGTCGTGTATTGAAACCACCATCTACCCTACCAGCTTGAGGACCACTCACAAAACCTGTAACGACAAGTTCTTGTGAACAAGACTTCTCAATACATTGTGAAAAGTATTGCCAGTTTGATCCATCTGGACTTTGTCCTACGGCTTTAAAGACTCTCTCTTCAGCCAGCGCATTGGCCCCAATACACAGCATCAAACCTAAAAGCAATCCATTTATTTTATTGTTTGTCATAAAAACCTCTCTATCTATACAAAAAATTAATAAGCTGTTCTTCCAACTATAGCAAAAAAACCCTTTATAACAAGCACTTTTACCACTTTTGGCACCATGACACATTGATCGGAGACAGGTTAGGCAAGAGACAAAAAAGGCCGCGGTGAAAATTTGATTTTCTACTACGGCCAATCTTACAATAATACAGAATTTATTTATCGAGCTTTGCTTCTTCTTTTTTAGCCAATTCCTCATTATAACGACTTTTCATAATCGTAAACAAAGACGCTTGACCATTTGACAAATGCCCAACAGTTCCACTATCAACCATCACAATCAAACCACTATATTGACCAGCATCAGGACCATTCAAGACGTGTGTAATACAATAAAATTTATTATTAGTTGGGCGCCAGACATACGATTCATAAAGCGCACAAAAATATTTACTCACGGTACCATTCGTCGTTGGTTCTTGCCATGGATGAGCATTCATACCCCAGACATTCATTCCCGCAATAAGCATCAAGCTCAAGAATACTACTCTCATTTGTTTGTTCATCATCAAAATTCCTCGCTCTATAAAACGTTGGTAATATATCGCGTTTGAGACTAACAGAGGAAACACCAAAAACAAAAGCTTTTTCACCTCGATCACGGTGGCACATTTAAAACAATTTCACCAAAAAAAACGTATCAACAATCTTCTTTTGACCAAGGCTGAATGATGCTCTTGTCGGCTTTAATTACCGTTTGCTCATTTTTTAGATGCCTGTTGCTTGTTATACAAATCTCTCAATTTTGAAAAATTTACCACTGGATCTGGCAGAGGATGTTGCTTGAATGCCTCATCCAACAAGAAACAGTCGATTTCTTTTTTCCCTGAATCATGCGCTATCTCACGACCAATGGTCATAGTACCGTCTTCATGTGTTAAACGATAGAGAGTCAATGTGGAATCAGCAGAATGCTTATACAATTCCTTGAATACTGCATTATCATCCATGCAAAAGGCCAATGAAAAACACACCATGAAACTCAAAAAAAACATAGATAATGGTTTATACATCATAACCCCCTTATTTTATATCTACCAATATAACTGAGCATAGCGTATGCATTATATGCATAGCAACAAGGTATTACCAAGGCGCGAAAAAAGCCGCTATAAAAAAATTTTACAGCGGCTTATCTCATATTCTTTACTGCGTAAGAAAATTAAAACCCCGTGATGACATCACTTTTTTTGCAGATCATTGCGAAACTCCTTAACTAACTCATTAAAGTGGTCCGCCCCAGGAACTCTTGCAGTCCAGACCAGCCCCGGCTGCTCTTCATAACTGCACAGAAACTCAATATCACTCGCTTGAATATCAGGTGTACTGCAACGAACAATCAACTTGGTTCTGTCATTATATCTTTGGCTATAACACATTCGACCGCGAGCGTCCCTGTCCTTGCTAATAGCATTATTAGCTGCACAAACTTCCATCGAGAAAATAGCTAAATTTTGCCCTATTAATAAACAAAAAACAACAATTCTTAACAAGCACAAACGCATCGTAAAACTCTCCAAAACATTTTTTATGAAAACACTATCTGTCACAATAATAACAAAACAGTCTCAACAAAAATAGTTTTAAATTCAATTTTACGGCTTGACGCTTTTGTAAGAAATTACGTGTCTTTATGTTTTAAAATTCTGTAGTTCAACCATATCAGCCTGCTGTTGTTCATACATTTTTTGTAACTCTTTGAATCGAAAATCACTTGCCTCAGTAGTATAAATATCCCCGCGGCTATCTTGAACATTGTAGTGACAACTCACTATTTCTTTTCTTCTGCCACTTAAAATTTTCAATGCTATAAGTGTTGTTTTTGGCCCAACTAATTTGGTATAACAAACCCAATGAGCTCCATCTCCCGCCTGTCCTGTTGATAACGATACTAAATCTGAATGTGATAATTGCACGGCATTTGCATCAGCCTTTTTTTCTGGTTCTTGATTCATACCCCATACATTCAAGACACTACTGAGCATTGAGACCAATAAAATATTATAATAATGCATGGTAACAACCCCCTAAACCATGTTTAATACATCTACTTATTCTTTTTGCATTTTACTACAAAATATTCGTCTAATTCAATACTTTCATGAGATTCGACGTCATAAGGCAAATCTTCAACACCTTCAAGGGCTAAAGCTTGAATCTGCAATCCGTACATTCTTCTCAGCGCATAAAAATTAGTTGTTGGTATCGGATCAATAATATAACTGCCTGATTCAGCAAGCCAACGTTGTTTGCGACACTGCAAAGTAAAGGACGTATTATTGTACAAAGCACCACATACAAGACATTCGTGATTATTTAGAAATTGTATATAGGTGGTAGATTTTATTGAACCATCTGCGGCTCGAGAAATACTTTGTTGAACCCAGCTTTGCATACCAAAAAGATTTGACCCGGCGCATACTATAAGACTCATGAAAAATATTCTATGTTGACGATGCATCATATCATTGCCCTTTCCAATATTTTCAGACTCAAAGATCCAACCTTATTGGTGTACCACGTGCATCAATACAAAGCAAGATTCGGCTAAAATCAAAAAAAATACCGCAGTAGAAATGGTCTTTCTACTGCGGCTTATTATATTCTTTAACGTTCTGTGGGATTACTCACCAACCCTATTGGTCATCATCAGACAGATACAATAATGATGTCGCTGGTGATTTTGGCGAGGATAATGGCGATGCCGCCTGCTGCCTTTCATACTGTCCTTTGAGTATATCAAAAAAAGCTGAATCTCTTCCCCTCTTAGGAATTAAGAGAGTAGCAATAGTTCCCTTGTTATCCACTTTAGATAAGCTTCCCCATTCTATACAAAATGGTTTCTCCTCAAATCGACCACGCACTTTTTTTTGCGCTATAATAATACTGTTTACGTTATTATACTGCGCAAAGCTAATCACTAAAGAGCCATCAGGCAAGACTCTTTTAGCTCTTAACACCTCATTATCCATACCCGACAATCGAACATTCACAACCAATATAACTATCCATAATTTTGTATGCCATAGATGAATCATTATTTAATCACAAAGTTAATTAATCGATCTTTTACAAAAATAACTTTAACAACTTCTTTACCTTCAAGCCATTTTGCAATAAGCCCTTCAGCCTCTGCTTGCACATCGCCTTGCACCGTACCACGTTGGGCAATCAAGTCGCCACGCAGTTTGCCGTTCACTTGAATTGCAAGAGTCAGTTCGTTTTCAACGGCTAGTGCAGAGTCGTACATTGGCCAGGCACAATCTTGCAATTGTTTGCCAAGCAAAGCTTGAGCCAATTCACTTGCCATGTGCGGCGCCATGACCGAAAGCGAAGCAATGATTTTTTCAATTGAATCTTTGTTCAATTTCATAGAACCAGCATGAGCTTCATTGAGCCATTCCATGAATGCAGAAATCGCCGTATTTGGTTTGAAGTTGCCAATTCGCGCTTGAAATTCTTTTAAGAATCTATGCAAACGACGCGTCACTTTTTCATCTTCTGATTCACTGGTCATTGCATTGGACAAATAATCAAACAAGCGATTTAAGAATCTTCGAACGCCTTCAAGACCATTATCTTGCCATTCACAATCAAGTTCTGGCGGTCCCATGAAGAGCATATATAAACGCAATACATCAGAACCGTATTGCTCAACCATGTCGTCCGGATTGACTACGTTGCCTTTAGATTTCGACATCTTTTCAACAAGACCTGATTTTTCTGAATATTTAAGCACCATGCCTTGATTAAACAAATGGGTAAACGGCTCATCAAATGGCACATGACCAAGATCGTACAACACTTTGACATAAAAACGTGCGTACAATAAATGTAAAATAGCATGTTCAATACCACCAACATACAAATCAACCGGCAACCAATAATTCATGTCTTGAGGTGTCCATGGTTTGTCAGCTAAATGTGGATTTGGATAGCGCAAGAAATACCAGCAGGATCCAGCCCATTGTGGCATGGTATTGGTTTCACGCTTTGCCGGTCCAGAACATTGTGGACAAGGCGTATTCACCCACCAATCAATAGCAGCTAATGGTGACTCACCGGTGCCTGTTGGTTGATATGATTCAACATCAGGCAACTCAACCGGTAATTGATTTTCTGGTACTGGTACAACACCACATGTTTTGCAATGAACTAATGGAATTGGCTCACCCCAATA
Proteins encoded in this window:
- a CDS encoding fructose-6-phosphate aldolase (similar to novel fructose-6-phosphate aldolase from Escherichia coli; enzyme from Methanocaldococcus janaschii shows transaldolase activity) encodes the protein MKIFLDTANITDIKKWLATGLIDGVTTNPTHLSKEGGDPKKQVLEICSLLPEGEVSVEVTEKDPEAVYNQAKIIADLADNVVVKIPCHADYYAVIKRLVDEDVKLNITLVFTMLQGLMMSKMGVHVISPFVGRLDDIDIEGVELVSELCEMIDQYGFETQVLAASIRSVRHFNKAVMAGADIVTLPLNVFEQAITHPLTNQGMAKFDADWQKLGFRQFP
- the ligD gene encoding non-homologous end-joining DNA ligase; the protein is MKYKNIMPILLGLALCSGEMMAKKDSLTTYRARRDVKKSGEPAGDKKRSSKEPIFVIQKHSASHLHYDVRLEIDGVLKSWAVPKGPSTDTKVKRLAVPTDDHPMDYATFEGAIPEGHYGAGEVVIWDSGTYKNIKEKDGKFMPMKECYKRGTVEVILEGKRLHGAFALIRMAGGQWLMIKMKADKDDLEHESKPISKKKVKAKASSKQDDSDPEIKIGEHIVTITHPNKMIFPQGKILKKEVIDYYQRIAPTMLPHMKNRPISMQRFVDGITGEGFYQKEAGAYFPDWIERVSIKKQEGGIVHHVVVNNEASLVYLANQLSLVFHTWLSTTKNLHKPDRMIFDLDPSGKDFNQVRRTALDLKALLEDLELQPFVMTTGSRGLHVVVPLKPELDFDVVRDFAHDAAKLLVVHDPKTRTLEMRKTKRTTKIFIDYLRNGFTATGVTPYSLRARPGAPVATPLEWAEVSKKTLKPDQFTIKNIFKRLARKGDPWKDINDHAVSLKKAIKLINALKKEEGIE
- a CDS encoding MBL fold metallo-hydrolase; translated protein: MKITFLGTRGYIDVKTPRHRRHTSTIISRKGKRIMIDCGQDWLKKVWVLKPDAIVITHAHPDHAWGLKNGAPCPVYATKESWALMEKYPIKERHTMEPRKKVEICGVIFETFPVIHSLLAPGVGYRITAEKTSIFVVHDLISIDDRYDALKNVKLYVGDGATIVRPMVRRKGDKLFGHTTIRAQLGWCQKEGVPLMVVTHCGTQIVAADGRTVNARIKSLAQERGVEVKVAYDGMKLEV